A region of the Apium graveolens cultivar Ventura chromosome 6, ASM990537v1, whole genome shotgun sequence genome:
ATGAGGTCAACCACAGAGCTCGGGCTCTTAACCTACAAATTCAGATCTATAAAAGACTATAGGCATACAGTTAAAAATCGCTTAAATTTCCTTTTTTTCACCTTCAATTGAAGAACCAAAACATGCAGATACGTCATTAGGGTTGGATTTTGCAGAACATGTTTCTACAGTCGAAGTATTGTTCTTAAATTAGTTACCCTGTCTGCAGTTTCTGTGAGTGAAGTTGAAGCCTTGTACAAGCTTTTCAAATAACTAAGCAGTTCAATTATCAATGATGGTTTCATCCACAAGGTGCATATATCTAATTCAGAATATGACTTTAAGTCATATCTTGGGCATATAGACATATACTATTCAATCTTTTAAACCCTCCATCCCGGGTCTTCTGAAGTTTGATATGGTAATTTGATTAGTTTagaatatatattatttttaatcttGAATTAATTTTTGTCTTGGCTTTAGGAAGAGTTTTGGTTTGCGCTGTTCGGGAACAGGAATAGGAAGAATCTCATTGCCGACAGGTTATGTTATGCACAAGAACGATCATTACTGATTATGGCTTTTCTTTTATTCCTGTTCTTAAAAATATATTCCAAACGGTGATACATCTGCTGTGAGTTGTAATGACATTAGTTACTATGCAGTTCTGGGAAACAAGAACACAAAAAAACTTCAATTTTTCTTAGTACTAATGTAGTAATCTCTTATGCAGATTTTTGACTTGTTTGATTTAAACACAAGGCAATTATAGATTTCGGGGAGTTTGTTTGGTCATTGAGCATCTTTCATCCAGATGCTCCATTATCTGACAAAATTGCTTGTAAGATTGATATTCTGAGGGCATATCTATTGGTTTTTCTAGCTAAGATGTAATGTATATGAGTACATATGTTAGTCAATCAATTTATACATGCTGAACAACCAGATTTTACAAGGTATTTGTTTATGATCATAATTATTGGATTATAATTTATATGCTTTCTTCACAAATcattaattatgaaaatatattgCTATGAAATTGTTGGATATCACTAAGTAACGAGAGAATCAAAAGGTTGAGCTGTGCAGTAACTTGTTTTAAATACTTGTCATGGGCAGGTTTATGTGTTAATACGATATAAGAATACTAAATGTGTTCCATTTTGTACATCCTTCTGTGCTTGTGTGTACCTGCTCTAGTATTTACTCTTATTGCCGTCTTCATTGACCATCCTTTTCTATACATAAATGTAGAACCATTTCAAACCCTAAGCATTAAGATCtcatttatttttcttttttaacGGGGATATAAAAAATAGTATATATTAAAAGTCCCCAAAATACTCTGTATTTGGAATGTGTAGATGGACCAGTCCTTGGAATGGAATTTGACGAAGTTCCTCCTGGTCCATTTGGGGAGCCTATTAGTGCAGCAAGTGTGTTTTATTAGTGATATTGTTCTACCTTTACTTGCATGCTTGGTTTGTTCTTTGTTGAATAAGTTTGGTACTCTATATTtatgtaaatataattaattgatCAATATTTTTATCCTTTATTCCCTATTCACCTATATGATATTCTGTGAAGTACAAATATTTATATCATGTTCACATGTTTCTACAAAATTTGGAAcatgtatatttatatctttAACTTTAATATACTAGGTTTTTTATGGGAGAATGCTAAAAAAACACTTATTCATTGATCATCAACTTGTAACTACACTAGTagtaatttaataaaaaatcagcAGCATACTAAATGCAAAAGCAACAATTGTTTGATGTTTTGCAGAGATGGGAGACTCACAAAAATCAGAGATGTGAGACTCCCATATCATTAACTTGATATGTGCTTCCCGCAAGTCATTAACTTGATGTGTGGAACATTTCTGCTAAATATAAAGTTGGGAacttcatttttatatttttatgtatattattGCAGAACACTATTTGTATtgaatatttatctatttatttttttaaagaaaacTATTTGCTAAATCTTTCATATATTAGTTCTTACTATAAtatcactacaccatagatgaCCTATTTGCACGTTTTTCCTGGTGTTGCCTTAGAAAACGTTACAATAGGTATGAAATTATGGCCCTATCACAACGCCCAAATTTTGGTGTTGGAATAGGCATAATAACATGTTGCAATAGCTCAATAAATCTTTGGTGTTGACATAGATGTCATCTCTATTGCAACACATAGACCGTGTTGCCATAAGTagttgatttttttttaaattgaatttaattttaaatttatctttaAATGTAGTGTATTTGAATAAAATAGTTTGTAGAGTTTTTTGGAAAGTGAAAGCCCAAAATATAAACAAATTATTCTTATATTTaaggaaattaaaatattttattataatttaaaattaaatgaaaatgttttaataattaatttaataaaataaaaaaatttcttgatatcactaaaatattttattaaaaataacaCCCTATATTACTATTActttttcataaattaattaatttaataaattaataataatattcgcATGTATGATTTAAATAacattataaaatttataaaattaaaaaatgaattggtATGGGCTGGGCTGCTGACAAATTGGATTGGGCGGCTAAACAGATAGACAGAGGCGGGACAAAAGCAAAATAATTTTAGGGATTCATTTTCGTTTCATTTGCAAAAACTCGCCTCTCTCCTCCTTCATTCACTGGCCCTATACAAGTTAAACTAATAAGCTGAGATAAATCTATGATATACATTATTTGAGCGGCCGAGCCAGTGGACTTTCCAAACCCACGATGAACTTTTCACCAACTGTATACTCACTCCCACACTTCTATATATTTACACGATCAAACTATCCATTTCTTTCTTGTAGTCAATTCATCAAACACCTGGTGTAGACACTATTTGTCTACTGAGTTTGTGCTTTTCATGAATCTAAACTTCAAAAAATGTCAAGACCCACATCAAATTTGATCATTTGATGTCTTCATCGCCATCTAATCTCTTCAAAACCCTCATTAAATTCCCACCCAATTGCTAATTCCACCAGCATTTCTCAATTTCTTGCTCACCAACCTAAAGTAAAACCACACAATTTCACACCATGGATGTTTTCTGGTCAAAGAAATTATGGGTTACCTTCATTttcaaaaatcttgaaaaagCAATGGCCCTCAATTGATCCCAAAATCTAATTTGGGTTTGTTAGGGTTTACACAATTTTCGTAAAAGGGCTTTAATGTGGAGGGAAATTCTTATGGTAAGTATGTGAAAGGGGATGTTGAGAAACCGGTGAGTGCTGCGAAGAATGTGATTTCGAGGTATAAGGAAGCTGCGGGGTTGCAGATTGAGGCGTTTTGGAAGAGGAATAGTTTGTTATTTGTGGGTGCCGGTGGACTTATGGTGTGCATTTTTTTGTGGAGGGTTATGTTTGGGATTGTTAATACTTTTGTGGGGTTATCTGAAGTCATGGAGAAATATGGGTATCTTGCTCTTTGTGCGAAAATTATTGCATTTTCTGTGAGTTTTTCTTTCTCATTGATAGTGATCAGTACTGTTAGTTTGTGGTTTATTTTGGAATCAGTGTATGTTGTCTTGGCTCGATGTTTGTTGTATAACTTGTATTAGAGGTTTATTGGAGTGTTGCAGACTTGCAGTGCTCTGTTCATATTCCTAGTATATTTCTGTTGTCTACTAAAACTATATATGGAAGAATTAAATTAGACTTGGTCCATGGCCACTTTTGTATGTGGCCTTAAGTCAATGCTTTGTTGTTCTTTACAAATTAGAGATTTTGAGAAGCAAATGGAGAAATGGATGGGTGCTTGTGACTGTATTATATCAAAAGTATGTTTGATCTTCTCTCTTGAGACTATCTACTTGATTCAGTTTCAAGCATGTACTAATTCTGCTTCTTGGTTTTTAGGCTGGACTAGCTACAATTGTAAAAGCATTGATTCGAGGGCTTCCTACAATTCTGAACGATTATATTCCCGGGCAAGTAAGTTCAGAAGAACGCTTTCTTTTTCTTATTGATTGGTCTCATGCCATACTTCTAATGTTACTCATTCTGTAAAAAGTTAAAAAAAGTAAACTCGAACAACTTGAATGACTTCTACAGAAGCCAAAGAATCACAAAAGATCAGAATTATTTTAGTTCTTTTTCTGTTCTTTTTTTAGTTTGTGTTGCTTGTTTAAGTTCTTACAAAAAAATTGTACAAATGCAGAGTTTCCTGGACCGAATTCGAAGAGTTAGTTTATAAGAAGAAGGATTTTGAGAAAGAGGCGGGTAATGTGGCTTATAAGAAGAAGGATTTTGAGAATGCGATTAACTGTTATAGTCAGGCTGTTGAATTGGATGATATGGATATTTCGTTTTTGACAAATAGGGCTGCTGTTTATTTGGAAATGGGGAAGGTATGTTGTTAAACATTCAATCTTTATGCATTACGTATTTGAAAATTGAATTGTTTTTTGTAATTTAGCGTGCTTAAAGTTTGATATATTCTTTTTTGTTATTGTGATAGTCCATACTTGGTTTGGAGATAATTTGAATAAATTTGACAACTTGTGCTTGCTGGGTTGATGTTATTTGAAGGCTTTCTGTAGAAATATTTACTGTTCTAGTACTGTTATTTGCTAAACTTTTTTTTAAAACTCGAAATTAAGCAAAGTATTGATTTAATTCGCAGTTTTATCTTCCAAATAAAACTGTTAAGTCTAATTTTTTTGTGTTACATGAATAAGTTATGCGTTTGATTTAATTTGATTATTTTGATTATATTATCTGATCTAATaataaattgataatatttctGTATGCTGTATATCATGAAATTCTATATGCTCCGGCCACACCTTTAATTGCTTCTTAGTTCTTTGGGCATATCCTACTCAGGTTATTGAGTGTGCCACTGGAAGCGAATTTTACTCATAATAGGAAGTCACTTTAGGTTAAAGAAGCCGGATTAAAAAATGTTTCTACTGAAACTTTTATTTCAGTTAAGATGTAAAAATACTATTAAAATCTGCATTTAATTTAGTTAACGAATTCCACCAGTTTGAGGAGTGCATTAAAGATTGCGACAAAGCTGTTGAAAGAGGCAGAGAACTCAGATCAGACTTTAAGATGATTGCAAAGGCTTTGACGAGGAATGGGGCTGCTTTGGTGAAAATGGCCAAATGCTCCAAGGACTATGAACCTGTCATTGAGACATTTCAGAAAGCTTTGACAGAGCATCGTAATTCGGACACACTGAAGAAACTTAATGATGCTGAGAAAGTAAAGAAAGATCTAGAGCAACTGGAGTATTTTGATCCAAAAATAGCATACGAGGAGCGAGAGAAAGGTaatactttttttctttttacCCTGGGGTTACCCGTATAATGCTACACTTCAATATGATTTGCTTCCTTTATAATGCTACACCTTAATATAATATGTTGCATGAGTGGTTAACGGATAACATGTTCCACCAGGTAACGAATTTTTTAAGCAGCAAAAGTATCCCGAAGCAATTAAGCAGTAAACAGAATCATTGAGGAGGAATCCAAAGGATCACAAGGTTTGTCAATGTCATAATTAATATGTTGTTAATAAATTATGTTTATGTGGGTATGTGATAGAATTTCGTTGCATCTTTGACATCTTTATGTTACTAACTTGTACAGGCTTATAACAACAAAGCAACTTGCTATACAAGCCAAGTACCCTAAACATTTTTTACTAGGGCCAGGTCTGTTTTGGTAGGTTATTCTAGTTACCATTTTAAGTTTTATAACATATATCTCCATCAATTCCGCTTGTTGATTGTTGTCTTTTTTTGAGTTTCAGAGCTCTAGTGGTCTTTGATTTAATTGATTTTGACTTAGGCCAACATGGAGAGTGAAAAGACGAGAAAAAATCTCACATTGTATCAAATGTAAGATGCTACATCATTCGAATAAAACTCCATGTGATGTGAAATATCCTTTTGATATAATTAAATAGGATCTTTCACATCATCAGGGTCTATAAGTTTTATCCAAATGAAGTAGCATTTTACGTCTGATGCATTGTTAGTTATTTTTCCCCTATTGCTCTTGGAAGATCAACCTCGACGAGTCCGACAATTCGAGAAATGTAGCTGCAGAGTTCGTCAAGTCGATAGAAGTTATCAAGTGGTCTACTGATGTCAAATGTGACAGGTCCGACAAGTTTTATGAGtctatttattaattttgtgtTGTCTTTATTTTGAACATTAAAATTTTGCATATTACTCTGTTTTATAGACTGAAGGTTTTTATTATTTGTAGGTTTTATCTGCAAAAGTTATCCGTAACAAGTGAACTGGTCAGCCAGAGGGCTATAGCTTTATTGAGTTCAATAGCCCGCAAAAGGTACAACTCAATGACTTTCTACCAGCCTTATGATATAATATTTCTTTAACTTGTGATACATTTAGACTGCTGTTTTGTGCTTGAATTTATTTAGctattttgttttgtttcttaTTTTGCTGGCCTATGAATATAGGCTATGAGAATGTTAGCTGCTTTCTACACTCCAGGATGGCTTGCTGTCTACTTATCTATGGTATGTTTGCTTGTTTTGATTGATAATTAATTTAGGAAATTAGATTCTTATACTTTAATATGAAAAGCCATCAGGTTTGCAAAGAGAATTGggttttatatatttttatttgtttaacAGGATGTTGTTGAATAAGTCAAAGAAAAGTTTAACAGGAAGCTCTCTGATGAAGTTGCCAAGGTTAAGAAGGTTCTAGACAACGTGAGCTTGGTCCTGCAGAAATTACTTGAAGCAAACCTCGGGTTGAACATTAACATGGCTCAGATTTGTGGGACAATTTCAGGTGACACGGGAGCTGATGGTACTCCTCTTACCGGTGGTTGTAGCACTTTAGCCATTCGTTATCTCTCTTCTACATTATTTTGAAAGACTTGTATGCTTTTGCGTTATCTTGCACGTTTAGTTCTTAGCAAGAGTACTTGTATTATTTCTTAAGTTATGTTTTGGTGTGCTGGATTGTAATTGTTGGTTGGACGGAATGTAATGGTTGGATGTGTAGTTAAGACTGGTTGGATGAATTGAATTGGTTGTGAATGTTGTTGAATTTATGGGAAATCAAGTATTTGAAAagtatatttcaattttttacaGGTGTTGCAATAGCCTATTAGTATGTTGCAATAAGGTGCTAAATTATGCACATAAATTTCTTTTTTGCAACATTAAAGGTGTTGCAATAGGTGTGTAGCCATAGATGATAAAGGGCCCATATGTGGGCCTCACATGTGGGTCCCACTAGTGGGACCCTTCCACGTGTCATGTCATGTGTCATGCCCATgcggggcccacatgtggggcccattTTTTTATCGGTTAGTATACCTATTGCAACACCATGTCTGTGTTGCTATACTCTGAAAATTCTGTTACAATAGAAGATCAAATAGCTAGTGGGGTCTTTTTAGCGCCAAAATCTTATTGTTATATAACAATTGATGGTCAAGATGTAATTAAACACAAGGGTCCGCCAAAACAATTTGTTGACGTTAATTGGATTAAAAACCAGCGTGCTAACATAAAAAACAAGCAAAGTATATCATATTCTACTCCCTTTGGTGTTAATTAGAATAAACTTCAGGTAGTTAAGAAAACTATGAATCTTGCGATGAATGTGGAGCCTGGTGCCAAAAGGCAAGCGGTATACACTGAAAAGAATGTTTGGTTGGATACCAAACCCAAAAAAGTGGATGACTTAAAAGACTGAAATACATTATCCAGATACTATTTAAAAATAATGATTGTAATGAAAGCCTAAATACCACGCTTGAAACATATCATAGTGATGTTGACAGAGAATCTGATAGATCAGGCATTCATTCAGACGGCTACGGCAGTGAAAGCTATGATAATAGCTCTGGCAGTGATTCAGACTCTAGCAGTGACAATAAGAATGAAATCATACCTCCTatagatgataaagaagatgagACTACTAACACTTCTGATAACCATTCTTCAACTAGCAGTGGATGGGATAAAGTTGTAAAAGAACTTAGaagagaaagagaagaaagaaaaaaagagaagCCACTGATTCAAATAGCACTTGGGAGCCTACTTCTACCTATGCGTCTACTGCAAATGATTACACCACAGCGCGAAAGGTAGATGATTATTCTCAACATGATACCTACGGAGAAAATGAATTGATTCAACACTATGTTATTAGAATGCAGAATAAAGATAGAGTGAAAGAGATATGGGATCGCAAAGCAAAAGCAGAAAAAATGCTGAGCAAACTCAATTCAGACGATGTAGTAAACCCTAGAACAATCAATTATTGGAAAGATGAAATCAGGTGTGTAAACCAGGCCTATGCTATCTTCAAGACCCAGAAGGACATCAGGGAAGGTAAGACAACTATAGAAGATATTACACTATCCAACTGGTATGCTGGGGATTATTCTGCGGATATTCCTTATCCCTATGATCTAGACGTTAAGATACTTCTTGACAAATTCAAGGATAAAGAAAAAGCACAACACGTATGGCTATGGAAAGAAAAAACCCATATGGAGCTAAAAAGAGAAGCAGAGAAGGAAAATAATGCTGACCTTAAACTTTTAATGTTATACAAATATCGTATAGCATGTGTCAAGGTCGCTTACTCTAAATACATGGATAGTCGACCAATGGATGGAGACGAAAGACTCGAATCTTTAGCTGACTTCCTACCTTCTTATGATAGCGTAGATTATGAGAGCAATGCCAGCTACTATGATAGTACTTCTTATCATGATTATGAGAGCAATGCCAGCTACTATAAAAGCACTTCTTATAGCACTTATGACAGTCTTAATAAGCCTACGTATGTGAAAGATGGAAACAATGATGTTGTAAGAACCTCGCTTGATCAGAGTGATGATAGCTCAGGCTACGGCAGTGATAATGGAAATGGCTATGATAATAGCTCTGGTAACGGCAAGGTAGGGTCCTTAGCTGGTATAGATGAGAGCTTCTGTGATCCCCGATTCAATTACCGTCTTCTCTAGTAGGACTTCGTCTCACTCAGAAGGGATAGTCGAATCTAAGGGAATACCTCCACTTGCTCTTTTGGTTGCTTCTTTAATAAGAAAGTCAGACATCAAGATCAAGCTTTGATTTCCCGTTGTTTTCTTTGATGATTTCAGGGCAATTCAAGTATACTCTATCGCATACGTACTGGGGCATTCACCTCTCCCTACCCTAAAACCTGAAGTGGTCGAGTGGAATTGAATTCCGCCCCCGGCTAGCCTAGATAGTGGTCCCTTTGATCGCTAATCCAGTCTCTACTGGTCTAGCTACTAAAGAAATAGTGTAGATAGTGGCATTTTGCTCCATCCCCTAGACGGCGAAGCTGCTTCGCTCCTCTGGCTGTCCTTCATAGTCAATCAATTCAGCCGAAAAGACTGACCTCAAGAAAGAATGTTCGAAAAAAAAGGTATGGTAGACTTCTTCCCCAACTCTCCCTCTTGGGCAAAAAGCTCCCAAATTAAAAAAGGAAATCAAGCTATGCTAACCAGGTCAAATGGCTCCAAAAGAGTACAAAAAGCAAGCCGCGGAGAACAGAGGATAGTTCGATCATGGAAGTCGTCCCCAAGCAACTACATATACCTGGTAGCACAAATGGGCTTAGAAGCGGCTAGCGGCATGTTCCTAGTCGTCATGGGAAAGAAAGGCAAAACATAAATAATAAAAGATTAGACGTTAGGGTAACAGTCCCAGAAGCTTGAGTGCCACCAACGAGAGATTGTGAAGAAAAGGAGCCAATGAAGTCCAAGGAATTAGAACACTAGTATGATGAGCAGCCTTTACAACAAATTCTTTAGTGCGGAAAAAGCTCGCTCGGGGATGATTCACTTTTGGAGCTCTTTTCTTCATCAGAGTTAACTACTTTGATGTTCTTCTTTCGGAACCTCGCATTAG
Encoded here:
- the LOC141667474 gene encoding hsp70-Hsp90 organizing protein 3-like; this encodes MDISFLTNRAAVYLEMGKFEECIKDCDKAVERGRELRSDFKMIAKALTRNGAALVKMAKCSKDYEPVIETFQKALTEHRNSDTLKKLNDAEKVKKDLEQLEYFDPKIAYEEREKGNEFFKQQKYPEAIKQ